The proteins below come from a single Cricetulus griseus strain 17A/GY chromosome 6, alternate assembly CriGri-PICRH-1.0, whole genome shotgun sequence genomic window:
- the LOC103160953 gene encoding LOW QUALITY PROTEIN: uncharacterized protein LOC103160953 isoform X3 (The sequence of the model RefSeq protein was modified relative to this genomic sequence to represent the inferred CDS: inserted 7 bases in 5 codons; deleted 5 bases in 3 codons; substituted 3 bases at 3 genomic stop codons), which produces MGQTVTTPLTLTLDHWTDVKTRAHNLSVEVRKGPWQTFCSSEWPSFSVGWPSXGTFNLSIISTVKRIIFQATGGHPDQVPYIIVWQDLVQNPQPWMKPWTSGIGTATVAVAAWKVPPSDSPAPAPTAPLRIYPEIDDVSLLDHPPPPYPQPVPHAASPQVPAPTDSRTASEIGPAAGTRSRRAAAQRDLAGPDSTIALPLRAYGPAPAPGELVPLQYWPFSSADMYNWKTNHPSFSENPSGLTGLLESLMYSHQPTWDDCQQPLQVLFKTEERERILLEARKNVPGPDGTPTNLPNFIDAAFPLVRPDWDYNSAEGRGHLTVYRQALVAGLKGAAWRPTNLAKVREILQGPVEPPSVFSEXLMEAYRRYTPFDLSLEGQQAAVAMAFIGQLASDIKKKLQRLEGLQDYTLQDLVKEAEKVYHQRETEEEKQERKXKEAEERENRRDCHQERNLTKILAAVVGGERSKRGQSGYLGNRARRPPGEQRLQLEKDQCAYCKEKGHWARDCPRKKQKGPKMLALEEDXGSRGSVPLPEPRVTLSVEGNPVNFLVDTGAEHSVLTKPLGQLGSKRTLVMGATGSKLYPWTTKRSLEIGKSQVTHSFLVIPECPVPLLGRDLLTKLKAQVQFTLKGPEVTWGEAPITCLVLSLEEEYRLHEPKTGILPPKEWLTAFSEVWAEQTGMGLVKQVPPVVVELKVAATPVSVRQYPMTQGDKEGIRPHIQRLLQQGILIPCWSPWNTPLLPVRKPGTNEYRPVQDLREVNKWVQDIHPTMPNPYNLLSSLPPERSWYTILDLKDAFFCLRLHLNSQPLFTFEWRDPKGGHTGQLTWTSLPQGFKNSSTXFNEALHHDLVPFRARNPQISLLQYVDDLLLAASTQELCFNGTRKLLKELGELGYRVSAKTAQLCRSEVTYLGYTLREGKRWLLTEAWKKTVMQIPIPTTPPQVREFLGTVGFCRLWIPGFATLAVPLYPLTKEKVPFTWTEDHQRAFDNIKTALLTAPALALPDLTKPFTLYVDERAGVARGFLTQTLGPWKRPVAYLSKKLDPVASGWPSCLKAIAAVXLLVKDADKLTLGQHVTIIAPHALESIVRQPPDRWMTNAWMTHYQSLLLNDRIIFAPPAILNLATLLPEAEDSSPLHRCTDILAEETRTRKDLTDQPWPGVPNXYMDSSSFVVEGKKKRAGAAVVDGKQVIWASSLPEGXTQKAELLALTQALCLAEGKAINIYTDSRYAFTMAHIHGAIYRQRGLLTSAGRDAKNNEEILALLEAIHLPQKLAIVHCLGHQKGTDPVTKGNQMADLTAKQAAQGAVVLVEETGTPPEPLQAMDPSFIYPYKDYDLIEDMTRAGKARMFSFGGLAKTKDGRIILPSKEGQDYVRRIHQLTYLGNEKLKQLIKGSKYYVLRLNTIIKEVIESCQACTLTNAARSFKEPRKRMRGDQLGIYWEVDFTEIKPGKYGNKYLLVFIDTFSGWVEAFPTKSETAQMVTKKIMEEILPRFGIPKVIGSDNGPAFVAQVSQELATQLGTNWKLHCAYRPQSSGQVERMNRTLKETLTKLAIETSGKDWVTLLPFALLRVQNTPGRFGLTPYEILHGGPPPLTESGRILDPCTDSPSSSALFTHLKALEVVKTQIWDQIKEAYTPGTTVVPHGFQVGDSVLARQHSAGTLEPRWKGPYLVLLTTPTTVKVDGIAAWIHDSHIKKAPSQNENNLENKWTVAASDNSLKLRLRCSPNLGE; this is translated from the exons ATGGGACAGACTGTGACGACCCCACTAACACTGACCCTGGACCATTGGACGGACGTTAAGACTCGGGCTCATAATCTTTCTGTCGAGGTCAGAAAAGGACCTTGGCAGACTTTTTGTTCCTCCGAATGGCCAAGTTTCAGTGTGGGATGGCCTT GGGGAACTTTTAATCTATCTATTATTTCCACTGTCAAGCGAATTATTTTTCAGGCCACAGGGGGACACCCTGATCAGGTTCCATACATTATCGTGTGGCAGGACCTAGTCCAAAACCCGCAACCCTGGATGAAACCTTGGACATCGGGAATAGGGACGGCGACAGTGGCCGTGGCCGCATGGAAAGTGCCTCCTTCAGATTCGCCAGCGCCTGCTCCAACAGCTCCCCTGCGGATCTATCCTGAAATTGATGATGTCTCCCTCCTtgaccaccctcctcccccatatcCTCAACCCGTTCCTCATGCAGCCTCCCCACAGGTGCCAGCCCCAACGGACTCCCGGACGGCCTCAGAAATAGGGCCAGCAGCCGGGACTCGAAGCCGCCGGGCCGCAGCACAGAGGGATCTGGCG GGACCTGACTCCACCATTGCCTTACCATTACGGGCTTATGGACCCGCCCCTGCTCCAGGGGAATTAGTCCCACTGCAGTATTGGCCGTTTTCATCAGCTGATATGTACAACTGGAAAACTAACCACCCCTCTTTTTCAGAGAATCCCTCAGGCTTGACGGGACTCCTCGAGTCCCTGATGTATTCTCATCAGCCCACTTGGGACGACTGTCAACAACCCTTGCAGGTCCTCTTTAAgactgaagaaagagagaggatccTCCTAGAGGCCAGAAAGAATGTTCCAGGACCAGATGGGACCCCCACCAATCTCCCTAATTTTATAGATGCCGCTTTCCCCTTGGTCCGCCCTGACTGGGATTACAACTCTGCGGAAGGTAGGGGGCATCTCACGGTCTACCGCCAGGCTCTAGTAGCAGGTCTCAAGGGAGCCGCATGGCGACCCACCAATTTGGCAAAGGTAAGAGAAATCTTACAGGGTCCAGTGGAGCCACCCTCTGTCTTCTCAGAATGACTGATGGAGGCATATAGGAGATATACCCCATTTGATCTCTCCTTGGAAGGACAGCAGGCGGCTGTAGCCATGGCTTTTATAGGACAGTTGGCCTCTGATATCAAGAAAAAGTTGCAGAGATTAGAGGGGCTCCAGGATTATACATTGCAGGATTTAgtaaaagaggcagagaaagtatATCACCAGAGAGAGACcgaggaagaaaaacaagaaagaa aaaaggaggcagaagagagggagaatcgGCGGGATTGCCACCAGGAGAGGAATTTGACTAAGATTTTGGCCGCAGTAGTAGGTGGAGAAAGGTCAAAGAGAGGACAGTCAGGGTACCTGGGCAACAGGGCAAGAAGACCCCCAGGAGAACAGAGACTACAACTTGAAAAAGACCAATGTGCATACTGTAAAGAAAAAGGACACTGGGCCAGAGATTGCCCCCGAAAGAAACAAAAGGGCCCCAAGATGTTGGCCCTCGAGGAAGATTAGGGGAGTCGGGGCTCGGTCCCCCTCCCCGAGCCTAGGGTAACTCTCTCTGTGGAGGGGAACCCCGTTAATTTCTTGGTAGATACAGGAGCCGAACACTCAGTTTTGACTAAACCATTAGGACAATTAGGATCAAAAAGAACTCTGGTCATGGGAGCCACTGGAAGCAAACTTTACCCTTGGACAACCAAAAGAAGTTTAGAAATTGGAAAAAGCCAAGTAACTCACTCTTTCCTTGTGATTCCTGAGTGCCCTGTGCCCCTTCTGGGGAGGGACTTGTTGACCAAATTAAAGGCTCAGGTCCAGTTCACCCTGAAGGGACCAGAAGTCACCTGGGGAGAAGCCCCTATAACATGCTTAGTTCTAAGTCTAGAAGAAGAATATCGCCTCCATGAACCCAAGACTGGGATTTTGCCCCCTAAAGAGTGGCTGACAGCTTTTTCAGAGGTTTGGGCAGAGCAGACTGGAATGGGACTTGTTAAACAAGTGCCACCCGTGGTAGTCGAGCTAAAAGTGGCTGCCACCCCCGTCTCAGTCAGACAGTACCCCATGACTCAAGGGGATAAAGAAGGCATTCGACCACATATCCAGAGACTGTTACAACAAGGTATACTGATTCCCTGCTGGTCCCCTTGGAATACCCCCCTCCTGCCGGTACGAAAGCCTGGAACCAATGAGTATCGACCTGTCCAGGACTTGAGAGAAGTCAATAAATGGGTACAGGACATTCACCCAACCATGCCCAACCCTTACAACTTACTGAGTTCCTTACCGCCTGAACGATCCTGGTACACCATTCTGGATTTGAAAGATGCCTTTTTCTGTCTCAGGTTACATCTGAATAGCCAACCCCTGTTCACTTTTGAATGGCGAGATCCCAAAGGAGGACATACGGGTCAACTGACCTGGACTAGTTTGCCACAGGGGTTCAAAAATTCATCGAC CTTCAATGAAGCACTTCACCATGACCTTGTGCCCTTCAGGGCACGGAACCCCCAGATTTCTCTCTTGCAGTACGTAGATGATTTACTGCTTGCAGCCTCGACCCAGGAACTGTGCTTCAACGGGACCAGAAAGCTCCTAAAGGAATTGGGTGAGTTGGGGTACCGGGTGTCCGCCAAGACAGCCCAGTTATGCCGCTCGGAGGTGACCTACCTAGGATACACCCTCCGAGAAGGGAAGCGATGGCTCCTCACTGAAGCATGGAAAAAGACTGTGATGCAGATCCCGATCCCCACCACTCCACCACAAGTTCGTGAGTTTTTGGGAACTGTGGGTTTTTGTAGACTCTGGATACCGGGGTTCGCCACGCTGGCGGTCCCTCTGTACCCACTCACTAAAGAAAAAGTCCCATTCACCTGGACGGAGGATCACCAAAGAGCCTTTGATAATATAAAGACTGCCCTGCTCACAGCTCCTGCTTTGGCCCTGCCAGATCTGACTAAGCCTTTCACTCTA TATGTTGATGAGCGGGCTGGAGTGGCCCGTGGATTTCTGACTCAGACCCTGGGGCCCTGGAAGCGGCCGGTGGCCTACCTATCTAAAAAGCTAGACCCCGTCGCCAGCGGGTGGCCCTCTTGCTTGAAAGCCATTGCTGCAG CCCTACTTGTAAAAGATGCTGATAAGCTTACTCTGGGTCAGCATGTGACTATAATTGCTCCCCATGCTTTAGAAAGTATTGTGCGGCAGCCCCCCGACCGATGGATGACAAATGCCTGGATGACACATTACCAGAGCTTGTTGTTAAATGATCGGATAATCTTCGCTCCTCCTGCTATTCTAAACCTGGCCACCCTGCTCCCCGAAGCAGAGGACTCTTCCCCGCTGCACCGATGCACTGACATCCTGGCTGAAGAGACCAGGACCAGGAAAGACCTGACTGACCAACCTTGGCCGGGCGTGCCTAACTGATATATGGACAGCAGCAGTTTTGTGgtagaaggtaaa aaaaaaagggcgggAGCAGCGGTGGTGGATGGAAAGCAGGTAATTTGGGCTAGCAGTCTCCCAGAAGG GACTCAAAAAGCTGAGCTCCTGGCATTGACTCAAGCTCTGTGTCTGGCAGAAGGTAAGGCTATCAACATTTACACCGACAGCCGTTATGCTTTCACCATGGCTCACATTCATGGGGCCATCTACAGACAGAGGGGCTTACTCACCTCAGCAGGAAGAGACGCTAAAAACAACGAAGAAATCCTGGCCCTCCTAGAAGCCATACATCTTCCACAAAAATTAGCCATCGTCCACTGCCTGGGACACCAGAAGGGGACTGACCCAGTCACAAAGGGGAACCAGATGGCTGATCTAACAGCAAAGCAAGCTGCCCAGGGAGCGGTAGTGCTGGTGGAGGAAACTGGAACCCCGCCAGAACCCCTCCAAGCCATGGATCCCAGCTTCATCTATCCCTATAAAGATTATGATTTAATCGAAGATATGACCCGTGCAGGAAAAGCTCGGATGTTTAGTTTCGGTGGATTGGCAAAAACCAAAGATGGACGAATCATTCTGCCCTCTAAAGAAGGACAAGACTATGTGAGACGAATACACCAGCTGACTTATCttggaaatgaaaaacttaagCAATTAATCAAAGGTTCTAAATATTATGTTCTAAgattaaatacaataataaaagagGTAATAGAGTCATGTCAAGCCTGCACCTTGACCAATGCTGCCCGATCGTTCAAAGAACCCAGAAAAAGAATGAGGGGAGATCAGCTGGGAATTTATTGGGAGGTAGACTTCACTGAAATTAAGCCAGGAAAATATGGTAATAAGTACCTTCTAGTTTTTATAGACACTTTTTCAGGATGGGTGGAAGCCTTTCCCACTAAGTCTGAAACTGCTCAAATGGTAACCAAGAAGATAATGGAAGAAATCCTGCCCCGGTTCGGTATCCCCAAGGTAATTGGTTCAGACAACGGACCGGCTTTTGTTGCCCAGGTAAGTCAGGAGTTGGCCACCCAACTGGGGACtaattggaaattacattgtgcttacagaccccagagctcaggacaggtagaaagaatgaatagaaccctaaaagagacccTTACTAAATTGGCTATTGAGACCAGCGGCAAAGACTGGGTGACCCTCCTCCCCTTTGCACTCCTTAGGGTCCAAAACACACCTGGACGTTTCGGCCTTACCCCTTACGAAATCCTACATGGGGGACCACCCCCATTGACTGAGTCAGGCAGGATATTGGATCCTTGCactgactctccctcctcctctgctctgtttACCCACTTAAAGGCCTTAGAGGTTGTCAAAACACAGATCTGGGATCAGATCAAAGAAGCCTACACTCCAGGGACCACCGTGGTGCCCCACGGATTCCAGGTCGGAGACTCAGTCTTGGCCAGACAACATAGCGCTGGCACGCTTGAGCCTCGGTGGAAAGGACCCTATCTAGTGCTGTTGACTACCCCCACAACAGTAAAGGTAGACGGGATTGCTGCCTGGATCCACGATTCCCACATAAAAAAGGCACCcagtcaaaatgaaaacaacctcGAAAATAAATGGACAGTGGCAGCCAGTGACAATTCTCTTAAGCTGCGCCTTCGCTGTAGCCCCAACCTTGGGGAATAA